In Tachysurus fulvidraco isolate hzauxx_2018 chromosome 25, HZAU_PFXX_2.0, whole genome shotgun sequence, the following proteins share a genomic window:
- the lipeb gene encoding hormone-sensitive lipase isoform X1 produces the protein MIGCVCAGLYDRYEGAGTKGAAMIHRINMASRKKAGNGVQEKGANGKQLAKHKDGPIVMDTKAVFAAVYEVCEENAGFFSGTHAGDAPQRLVDAMLTIQKHARSLEPVISGFAAIYHHFDFDPHIPANGYRSLVKVVRCCLLHIIYKARHIASNRRSIFFRAAHHAAEMEAYSCALCQLRALLYLAQRLLHDNSHGNLFFKDENGLSQLFLKEYASMHKGCFYGRCVGFQFTPAIRPHLQSITIGLVAFGDNYKRYHSSIVETEASTSYGLAASSLFTSGKYALDPELRGLEYERITQNLDVHFWKTFWNITESEVLAGLASMTSTQVKVNRTLSVPPDCFDLPLVDDPTHTVTISAPIAHIGPGPVQMRLISSELREGQDNEKLSAISRSDGGSISLSLKIKKSPPSPWLVVHYHGGGFVAQTSKSHEPYLKCWSQELNAPILSVDYSLAPEAPFPRALEECFFAYCWAIKNHNILGWTGERVCLAGDSAGGNLCITVSMMAVAHRVRLPDGIMTAYPAFMLTTCASPSRLLTLMDPLLPLSVLSRCLNAYAGLDPQEEEQVEKVTALGTVRKDTSLLFKGFRQGASNWIHSLLDHSKASAETVRNSVSEGALSSTQPDPLVPGTSSEFSVKKESLKSHTFEGLVSHTASKSTSSKHNSTSSTANHSANLTLHYHPILNTTEILESKPEDISILFSKEEDPFVSSSILSVAVPPPDGDEHSENPQGFPGDFEPLRSEQLAKMNVDSSPIFRNPFMSPLLAPDHMLKGLPPVHIVACALDPMLDDSVMFARRLRNIQQPVTLCVVDDLPHGFLSLSQLSKETHEASIVCMERIKDVFIRKDQPPEINKHRKLERTDHCASGASKKLFQTTTSEDGREGVV, from the exons ATGATTGGTTGTGTTTGTGCGGGACTTTATGACAGGTATGAAGGAGCAGGAACAAAAGGGGCGGCGATGATTCACCGCATAAATATGGCGTCGAGGAAGAAGGCAGGAAACGGCGTCCAGGAAAAGGGTGCAAATGGAAAGCAATTAGCAAAACATAAAGACGGTCCTATAG tgatGGACACTAAAGCCGTTTTTGCAGccgtgtatgaggtgtgtgaggagaaCGCTGGTTTCTTCAGTGGCACGCATGCAGGAGATGCTCCACAGAGGCTGGTCGACGCTATGTTGACCATTCAGAAACACGCACGCAGCCTCGAGCCAGTTATCAGTGGTTTTGCTGCCATCTACCATCACTTTGACTTTGACCCTCACATTCCTGCTAATGGATACCGCTCActtgtaaag GTGGTGCGTTGCTGTCTTCTTCACATCATCTACAAAGCACGGCACATTGCATCCAACAGACGGAGCATCTTTTTCCGTGCAGCCCATCATGCTGCAGAGATGGAAGCTTACAGCTGTGCTCTGTGCCAGCTGAGGGCTCTGCTCTACCTCGCTCAGAGGCTGCTTCATGACAACAGTCACGGCAACCTCTTCTTCAAAGATGAGAATGGTCTTAGCCAGCTCTTTCTAAAAGAGTACGCCTCCATGCACAAAGGCTGCTTTTATGGCCGCTGTGTTGggttccag TTCACTCCAGCCATTCGCCCACACTTGCAGAGTATTACTATAGGCTTGGTTGCGTTCGGTGATAACTACAAGAGGTATCATTCCAGCATAG TGGAAACAGAAGCTAGTACATCATATG GTCTTGCTGCTAGTTCCTTATTCACCTCTGGAAAGTATGCCCTCGATCCGGAGCTGAGGGGCCTGGAGTATGAGCGAATCACTCAGAACTTGGACGTTCATTTCTGGAAGACATTCTGGAATATCACTGAAAGCGAAGTTTTGGCA GGCTTGGCAAGTATGACTTCTACTCAGGTGAAGGTGAATCGCACCCTCTCTGTGCCACCGGATTGCTTCGATCTACCCTTAGTGGACGATCCCACACATACGGTGACAATCTCTGCTCCGATTGCCCATATCGGCCCTGGCCCAGTTCAGATGAGACTTATCTCCAGTGAGCTGAGAGAAGGACAG GACAATGAGAAGCTATCAGCAATATCCCGTTCCGATGGTGGCTCGATCTCTCTGAGTCTAAAGATTAAGAAGAGCCCTCCCTCTCCTTGGCTGGTGGTACATTACCACGGAGGAGGTTTTGTTGCACAGACTTCTAAATCACACGAG CCATACCTCAAATGTTGGTCTCAGGAACTGAATGCCCCAATTCTGTCAGTAGACTATTCCCTTGCCCCTGAAGCCCCGTTTCCACGTGCACTGGAGGAGTGTTTCTTTGCATACTGCTGGGCTATCAAAAACCATAACATTTTGG gctGGACAGGCGAGCGAGTGTGTTTGGCTGGTGATAGTGCAGGGGGTAACCTGTGCATCACTGTGTCAATGATGGCTGTGGCACATCGAGTACGCTTACCGGATGGCATCATGACCGCATACCCTGCCTTCATGCTCACCACCTGTGCCTCACCTTCACGTCTGCTCACCCTTATGGATCCTCTCCTTCCCCTAAGTGTACTATCCCGTTGCCTCAATGCTTATGCAG GTTTGGATCCTCAGGAGGAAGAACAGGTAGAGAAGGTGACTGCTCTGGGGACGGTAAGGAAGGACACTTCCCTGTTATTCAAAGGCTTCAGACAGGGTGCGTCAAACTGGATCCACTCACTCCTGGACCACAGCAAAGcaagtgcag AGACTGTGAGGAACAGTGTTTCTGAGGGGGCTCTAAGTTCTACCCAGCCTGACCCTCTGGTTCCAGGAACATCCTCTGAGTTCTCAGTGAAAAAAGAATCTCTGAAAAGCCACACATTTGAGGGTCTGGTCAGCCACACTGCCAGCAAATCTACCAGCAGCAAGCACAACAGCACCAGCTCTACTGCCAACCACAGTGCCAACCTCACGCTTCACTATCATCCTATCCTCAACACCACAGAAATCCTAGAAAGCAAG CCAGAGGATATAAGTATACTTTTCTCCAAAGAAGAAGACCCCTTCGTGTCGAGTTCAATCTTATCCGTGGCAGTACCTCCCCCTGACGGGGATGAACACTCTGAGAATCCACAAGGGTTTCCTGGGGACTTTGAGCCCTTGCGCTCAGAGCAGCTTGCCAAAATGAATGTAGATTCCTCCCCTATCTTCAGAAATCCATTCATGTCTCCTCTCCTGGCTCCAGATCACATGTTGAAGGGACTGCCCCCTGTTCATATAGTG GCCTGTGCTCTGGACCCCATGTTAGACGACTCTGTAATGTTTGCCAGACGGCTACGGAACATTCAGCAGCCTGTGACTTTGTGTGTAGTGGACGACCTCCCACATGGCTTCCTCAGCCTGTCACAGCTCTCTAAGGAAACCCATGAGGCCTCTATTGTCTGTATGGAGAGGATCAAAGATGTCTTCATTAGGAAAGACCAGCCTCCAGAGATAAACAAACACCGCAAGCTGGAAAGGACAGACCACTGTGCTTCAGGTGCTtctaaaaaattatttcaaacGACCACTAGTGAGGACGGAAGAGAAGGTGTAGTTTGA
- the lipeb gene encoding hormone-sensitive lipase isoform X2 — MIGCVCAGLYDRYEGAGTKGAAMIHRINMASRKKAGNGVQEKGANGKQLAKHKDGPIVMDTKAVFAAVYEVCEENAGFFSGTHAGDAPQRLVDAMLTIQKHARSLEPVISGFAAIYHHFDFDPHIPANGYRSLVKVVRCCLLHIIYKARHIASNRRSIFFRAAHHAAEMEAYSCALCQLRALLYLAQRLLHDNSHGNLFFKDENGLSQLFLKEYASMHKGCFYGRCVGFQFTPAIRPHLQSITIGLVAFGDNYKRYHSSIGLAASSLFTSGKYALDPELRGLEYERITQNLDVHFWKTFWNITESEVLAGLASMTSTQVKVNRTLSVPPDCFDLPLVDDPTHTVTISAPIAHIGPGPVQMRLISSELREGQDNEKLSAISRSDGGSISLSLKIKKSPPSPWLVVHYHGGGFVAQTSKSHEPYLKCWSQELNAPILSVDYSLAPEAPFPRALEECFFAYCWAIKNHNILGWTGERVCLAGDSAGGNLCITVSMMAVAHRVRLPDGIMTAYPAFMLTTCASPSRLLTLMDPLLPLSVLSRCLNAYAGLDPQEEEQVEKVTALGTVRKDTSLLFKGFRQGASNWIHSLLDHSKASAETVRNSVSEGALSSTQPDPLVPGTSSEFSVKKESLKSHTFEGLVSHTASKSTSSKHNSTSSTANHSANLTLHYHPILNTTEILESKPEDISILFSKEEDPFVSSSILSVAVPPPDGDEHSENPQGFPGDFEPLRSEQLAKMNVDSSPIFRNPFMSPLLAPDHMLKGLPPVHIVACALDPMLDDSVMFARRLRNIQQPVTLCVVDDLPHGFLSLSQLSKETHEASIVCMERIKDVFIRKDQPPEINKHRKLERTDHCASGASKKLFQTTTSEDGREGVV, encoded by the exons ATGATTGGTTGTGTTTGTGCGGGACTTTATGACAGGTATGAAGGAGCAGGAACAAAAGGGGCGGCGATGATTCACCGCATAAATATGGCGTCGAGGAAGAAGGCAGGAAACGGCGTCCAGGAAAAGGGTGCAAATGGAAAGCAATTAGCAAAACATAAAGACGGTCCTATAG tgatGGACACTAAAGCCGTTTTTGCAGccgtgtatgaggtgtgtgaggagaaCGCTGGTTTCTTCAGTGGCACGCATGCAGGAGATGCTCCACAGAGGCTGGTCGACGCTATGTTGACCATTCAGAAACACGCACGCAGCCTCGAGCCAGTTATCAGTGGTTTTGCTGCCATCTACCATCACTTTGACTTTGACCCTCACATTCCTGCTAATGGATACCGCTCActtgtaaag GTGGTGCGTTGCTGTCTTCTTCACATCATCTACAAAGCACGGCACATTGCATCCAACAGACGGAGCATCTTTTTCCGTGCAGCCCATCATGCTGCAGAGATGGAAGCTTACAGCTGTGCTCTGTGCCAGCTGAGGGCTCTGCTCTACCTCGCTCAGAGGCTGCTTCATGACAACAGTCACGGCAACCTCTTCTTCAAAGATGAGAATGGTCTTAGCCAGCTCTTTCTAAAAGAGTACGCCTCCATGCACAAAGGCTGCTTTTATGGCCGCTGTGTTGggttccag TTCACTCCAGCCATTCGCCCACACTTGCAGAGTATTACTATAGGCTTGGTTGCGTTCGGTGATAACTACAAGAGGTATCATTCCAGCATAG GTCTTGCTGCTAGTTCCTTATTCACCTCTGGAAAGTATGCCCTCGATCCGGAGCTGAGGGGCCTGGAGTATGAGCGAATCACTCAGAACTTGGACGTTCATTTCTGGAAGACATTCTGGAATATCACTGAAAGCGAAGTTTTGGCA GGCTTGGCAAGTATGACTTCTACTCAGGTGAAGGTGAATCGCACCCTCTCTGTGCCACCGGATTGCTTCGATCTACCCTTAGTGGACGATCCCACACATACGGTGACAATCTCTGCTCCGATTGCCCATATCGGCCCTGGCCCAGTTCAGATGAGACTTATCTCCAGTGAGCTGAGAGAAGGACAG GACAATGAGAAGCTATCAGCAATATCCCGTTCCGATGGTGGCTCGATCTCTCTGAGTCTAAAGATTAAGAAGAGCCCTCCCTCTCCTTGGCTGGTGGTACATTACCACGGAGGAGGTTTTGTTGCACAGACTTCTAAATCACACGAG CCATACCTCAAATGTTGGTCTCAGGAACTGAATGCCCCAATTCTGTCAGTAGACTATTCCCTTGCCCCTGAAGCCCCGTTTCCACGTGCACTGGAGGAGTGTTTCTTTGCATACTGCTGGGCTATCAAAAACCATAACATTTTGG gctGGACAGGCGAGCGAGTGTGTTTGGCTGGTGATAGTGCAGGGGGTAACCTGTGCATCACTGTGTCAATGATGGCTGTGGCACATCGAGTACGCTTACCGGATGGCATCATGACCGCATACCCTGCCTTCATGCTCACCACCTGTGCCTCACCTTCACGTCTGCTCACCCTTATGGATCCTCTCCTTCCCCTAAGTGTACTATCCCGTTGCCTCAATGCTTATGCAG GTTTGGATCCTCAGGAGGAAGAACAGGTAGAGAAGGTGACTGCTCTGGGGACGGTAAGGAAGGACACTTCCCTGTTATTCAAAGGCTTCAGACAGGGTGCGTCAAACTGGATCCACTCACTCCTGGACCACAGCAAAGcaagtgcag AGACTGTGAGGAACAGTGTTTCTGAGGGGGCTCTAAGTTCTACCCAGCCTGACCCTCTGGTTCCAGGAACATCCTCTGAGTTCTCAGTGAAAAAAGAATCTCTGAAAAGCCACACATTTGAGGGTCTGGTCAGCCACACTGCCAGCAAATCTACCAGCAGCAAGCACAACAGCACCAGCTCTACTGCCAACCACAGTGCCAACCTCACGCTTCACTATCATCCTATCCTCAACACCACAGAAATCCTAGAAAGCAAG CCAGAGGATATAAGTATACTTTTCTCCAAAGAAGAAGACCCCTTCGTGTCGAGTTCAATCTTATCCGTGGCAGTACCTCCCCCTGACGGGGATGAACACTCTGAGAATCCACAAGGGTTTCCTGGGGACTTTGAGCCCTTGCGCTCAGAGCAGCTTGCCAAAATGAATGTAGATTCCTCCCCTATCTTCAGAAATCCATTCATGTCTCCTCTCCTGGCTCCAGATCACATGTTGAAGGGACTGCCCCCTGTTCATATAGTG GCCTGTGCTCTGGACCCCATGTTAGACGACTCTGTAATGTTTGCCAGACGGCTACGGAACATTCAGCAGCCTGTGACTTTGTGTGTAGTGGACGACCTCCCACATGGCTTCCTCAGCCTGTCACAGCTCTCTAAGGAAACCCATGAGGCCTCTATTGTCTGTATGGAGAGGATCAAAGATGTCTTCATTAGGAAAGACCAGCCTCCAGAGATAAACAAACACCGCAAGCTGGAAAGGACAGACCACTGTGCTTCAGGTGCTtctaaaaaattatttcaaacGACCACTAGTGAGGACGGAAGAGAAGGTGTAGTTTGA
- the lipeb gene encoding hormone-sensitive lipase isoform X3: MDTKAVFAAVYEVCEENAGFFSGTHAGDAPQRLVDAMLTIQKHARSLEPVISGFAAIYHHFDFDPHIPANGYRSLVKVVRCCLLHIIYKARHIASNRRSIFFRAAHHAAEMEAYSCALCQLRALLYLAQRLLHDNSHGNLFFKDENGLSQLFLKEYASMHKGCFYGRCVGFQFTPAIRPHLQSITIGLVAFGDNYKRYHSSIVETEASTSYGLAASSLFTSGKYALDPELRGLEYERITQNLDVHFWKTFWNITESEVLAGLASMTSTQVKVNRTLSVPPDCFDLPLVDDPTHTVTISAPIAHIGPGPVQMRLISSELREGQDNEKLSAISRSDGGSISLSLKIKKSPPSPWLVVHYHGGGFVAQTSKSHEPYLKCWSQELNAPILSVDYSLAPEAPFPRALEECFFAYCWAIKNHNILGWTGERVCLAGDSAGGNLCITVSMMAVAHRVRLPDGIMTAYPAFMLTTCASPSRLLTLMDPLLPLSVLSRCLNAYAGLDPQEEEQVEKVTALGTVRKDTSLLFKGFRQGASNWIHSLLDHSKASAETVRNSVSEGALSSTQPDPLVPGTSSEFSVKKESLKSHTFEGLVSHTASKSTSSKHNSTSSTANHSANLTLHYHPILNTTEILESKPEDISILFSKEEDPFVSSSILSVAVPPPDGDEHSENPQGFPGDFEPLRSEQLAKMNVDSSPIFRNPFMSPLLAPDHMLKGLPPVHIVACALDPMLDDSVMFARRLRNIQQPVTLCVVDDLPHGFLSLSQLSKETHEASIVCMERIKDVFIRKDQPPEINKHRKLERTDHCASGASKKLFQTTTSEDGREGVV, encoded by the exons atGGACACTAAAGCCGTTTTTGCAGccgtgtatgaggtgtgtgaggagaaCGCTGGTTTCTTCAGTGGCACGCATGCAGGAGATGCTCCACAGAGGCTGGTCGACGCTATGTTGACCATTCAGAAACACGCACGCAGCCTCGAGCCAGTTATCAGTGGTTTTGCTGCCATCTACCATCACTTTGACTTTGACCCTCACATTCCTGCTAATGGATACCGCTCActtgtaaag GTGGTGCGTTGCTGTCTTCTTCACATCATCTACAAAGCACGGCACATTGCATCCAACAGACGGAGCATCTTTTTCCGTGCAGCCCATCATGCTGCAGAGATGGAAGCTTACAGCTGTGCTCTGTGCCAGCTGAGGGCTCTGCTCTACCTCGCTCAGAGGCTGCTTCATGACAACAGTCACGGCAACCTCTTCTTCAAAGATGAGAATGGTCTTAGCCAGCTCTTTCTAAAAGAGTACGCCTCCATGCACAAAGGCTGCTTTTATGGCCGCTGTGTTGggttccag TTCACTCCAGCCATTCGCCCACACTTGCAGAGTATTACTATAGGCTTGGTTGCGTTCGGTGATAACTACAAGAGGTATCATTCCAGCATAG TGGAAACAGAAGCTAGTACATCATATG GTCTTGCTGCTAGTTCCTTATTCACCTCTGGAAAGTATGCCCTCGATCCGGAGCTGAGGGGCCTGGAGTATGAGCGAATCACTCAGAACTTGGACGTTCATTTCTGGAAGACATTCTGGAATATCACTGAAAGCGAAGTTTTGGCA GGCTTGGCAAGTATGACTTCTACTCAGGTGAAGGTGAATCGCACCCTCTCTGTGCCACCGGATTGCTTCGATCTACCCTTAGTGGACGATCCCACACATACGGTGACAATCTCTGCTCCGATTGCCCATATCGGCCCTGGCCCAGTTCAGATGAGACTTATCTCCAGTGAGCTGAGAGAAGGACAG GACAATGAGAAGCTATCAGCAATATCCCGTTCCGATGGTGGCTCGATCTCTCTGAGTCTAAAGATTAAGAAGAGCCCTCCCTCTCCTTGGCTGGTGGTACATTACCACGGAGGAGGTTTTGTTGCACAGACTTCTAAATCACACGAG CCATACCTCAAATGTTGGTCTCAGGAACTGAATGCCCCAATTCTGTCAGTAGACTATTCCCTTGCCCCTGAAGCCCCGTTTCCACGTGCACTGGAGGAGTGTTTCTTTGCATACTGCTGGGCTATCAAAAACCATAACATTTTGG gctGGACAGGCGAGCGAGTGTGTTTGGCTGGTGATAGTGCAGGGGGTAACCTGTGCATCACTGTGTCAATGATGGCTGTGGCACATCGAGTACGCTTACCGGATGGCATCATGACCGCATACCCTGCCTTCATGCTCACCACCTGTGCCTCACCTTCACGTCTGCTCACCCTTATGGATCCTCTCCTTCCCCTAAGTGTACTATCCCGTTGCCTCAATGCTTATGCAG GTTTGGATCCTCAGGAGGAAGAACAGGTAGAGAAGGTGACTGCTCTGGGGACGGTAAGGAAGGACACTTCCCTGTTATTCAAAGGCTTCAGACAGGGTGCGTCAAACTGGATCCACTCACTCCTGGACCACAGCAAAGcaagtgcag AGACTGTGAGGAACAGTGTTTCTGAGGGGGCTCTAAGTTCTACCCAGCCTGACCCTCTGGTTCCAGGAACATCCTCTGAGTTCTCAGTGAAAAAAGAATCTCTGAAAAGCCACACATTTGAGGGTCTGGTCAGCCACACTGCCAGCAAATCTACCAGCAGCAAGCACAACAGCACCAGCTCTACTGCCAACCACAGTGCCAACCTCACGCTTCACTATCATCCTATCCTCAACACCACAGAAATCCTAGAAAGCAAG CCAGAGGATATAAGTATACTTTTCTCCAAAGAAGAAGACCCCTTCGTGTCGAGTTCAATCTTATCCGTGGCAGTACCTCCCCCTGACGGGGATGAACACTCTGAGAATCCACAAGGGTTTCCTGGGGACTTTGAGCCCTTGCGCTCAGAGCAGCTTGCCAAAATGAATGTAGATTCCTCCCCTATCTTCAGAAATCCATTCATGTCTCCTCTCCTGGCTCCAGATCACATGTTGAAGGGACTGCCCCCTGTTCATATAGTG GCCTGTGCTCTGGACCCCATGTTAGACGACTCTGTAATGTTTGCCAGACGGCTACGGAACATTCAGCAGCCTGTGACTTTGTGTGTAGTGGACGACCTCCCACATGGCTTCCTCAGCCTGTCACAGCTCTCTAAGGAAACCCATGAGGCCTCTATTGTCTGTATGGAGAGGATCAAAGATGTCTTCATTAGGAAAGACCAGCCTCCAGAGATAAACAAACACCGCAAGCTGGAAAGGACAGACCACTGTGCTTCAGGTGCTtctaaaaaattatttcaaacGACCACTAGTGAGGACGGAAGAGAAGGTGTAGTTTGA